A region of Bifidobacterium adolescentis ATCC 15703 DNA encodes the following proteins:
- a CDS encoding type Z 30S ribosomal protein S14 — translation MAKTALKNKAAAKPKFKVRAYTRCQVCGRPHSVYRKFGLCRICLREKAHRGELPGVTKSSW, via the coding sequence ATGGCAAAAACCGCTCTTAAGAACAAGGCGGCCGCTAAGCCGAAGTTCAAGGTGCGCGCCTATACGCGTTGCCAGGTCTGCGGTCGTCCTCACTCCGTCTACCGCAAGTTCGGCCTCTGCCGCATCTGCCTTCGTGAGAAGGCCCACCGCGGCGAGCTGCCCGGCGTTACGAAGTCCAGTTGGTAA